A section of the Anabaena cylindrica PCC 7122 genome encodes:
- a CDS encoding sulfite exporter TauE/SafE family protein, whose product MLDLLLITILGFLGSFGHCFGMCGPLAVAFSLSHQEETQGWQQQLKFHTLLNLGRMLSYALVGAGIGALGSVLVEGGQLVGIGSDFRRWIAIITGVMLIWFGLGQVKPDLLPSIPLLHPLLKGSLHNRLSAGMVKLSLHTKWWTPALLGMTWGLMPCGFLYAAQIKAAATGNLWHGAITMLAFGLGTLPTMLGVGVSTSLMSKDRRSQLFRLGGWVTLIIGAITLLRTGDTMVDYSGHAALICLILALIARPISNLWTSPMRYRRALGVGAFVLSGVHTIHMIEHSLEWNFAAFWFLPPEFQWGMGAGAVALVLMMPAACTSFDFLQKSLGKHWRQIHLLSVPALLLSAIHAVLIGSHYLGALRLTWENKLAALLLGIITLCVLLVRSHYFWSKSSIEKLYVPPKNIGDR is encoded by the coding sequence ATGTTAGATTTGCTGTTGATCACAATCTTGGGATTCCTGGGGAGTTTTGGACATTGCTTTGGGATGTGTGGCCCCTTAGCAGTTGCATTTTCCCTTTCCCATCAAGAAGAAACTCAGGGTTGGCAACAGCAATTAAAATTTCATACCTTGCTCAACTTAGGACGAATGTTGAGTTATGCTCTAGTAGGTGCGGGTATTGGCGCATTAGGTTCTGTATTAGTCGAAGGTGGACAATTAGTAGGTATTGGTAGCGATTTCCGCCGCTGGATAGCAATTATTACAGGTGTAATGTTGATTTGGTTTGGTTTAGGACAAGTCAAGCCAGACTTATTACCGAGTATTCCCTTATTACACCCTCTATTAAAAGGTAGTTTACATAACCGTTTGAGTGCAGGTATGGTGAAGCTATCTTTACACACAAAATGGTGGACACCAGCATTACTAGGGATGACATGGGGTTTAATGCCTTGCGGTTTTTTATACGCTGCTCAAATTAAAGCTGCTGCAACGGGTAATTTATGGCATGGTGCAATTACCATGTTAGCTTTTGGCTTAGGAACTCTACCGACAATGTTAGGAGTAGGTGTTTCCACTTCTTTAATGAGTAAAGATCGCCGTAGTCAGTTGTTCCGTTTGGGCGGTTGGGTGACATTAATCATCGGTGCAATTACCTTATTGCGAACTGGTGACACAATGGTAGACTACAGTGGACACGCCGCCCTGATATGTTTAATTCTGGCGCTAATTGCTCGTCCTATCAGCAACCTTTGGACATCGCCTATGCGCTATCGTCGTGCTTTAGGAGTGGGGGCGTTTGTGTTGTCGGGAGTACATACCATCCACATGATAGAACACTCCCTAGAATGGAATTTTGCAGCTTTCTGGTTTTTGCCGCCAGAATTTCAATGGGGAATGGGTGCAGGTGCGGTGGCGTTGGTATTAATGATGCCTGCGGCTTGTACAAGTTTTGATTTTCTGCAAAAGTCGTTAGGTAAGCATTGGCGACAAATTCATCTTTTGAGCGTTCCCGCTTTGTTATTAAGTGCCATTCATGCAGTATTGATTGGTTCTCATTACCTGGGTGCTTTAAGATTGACTTGGGAGAATAAATTAGCGGCTTTGCTACTAGGAATTATTACTCTTTGTGTGTTGTTAGTGCGATCGCATTATTTTTGGTCAAAGTCCAGTATAGAAAAGTTATATGTCCCCCCAAAGAATATAGGTGACAGGTGA
- a CDS encoding ABC transporter ATP-binding protein, whose product MSKSRRLAKLATYLRPHWQDTTLGIIALLSVNGLGVYIPLLIRSGVDQLSTTFSLDQILRYVVIIILLSSAMWLMRMASRIWIFGVGRQVEFELKQRIFEHLLKLEPAYFAINTPGDLINRATSDVDNIRRLLGFAVLSLANTFFAYTLTLPVMLSISVDLTLASLAVYPFMFFLVHLFSDRLRKQQAAVQEQLSEISELIQEDISGISLIKIYAQEENERRAFQRKNQALLTANLTLAKTRNTLFPLIGGLANISSLIIIWLGTMRISAGTLAVGDFLALLIYVERLVFPTALLGFTLTTYQRGEVSIDRLESILSVTPKIQDPPDAVNLSASQVKGEVTAKNLTYTYPGAKIPALDHLNFTIAPGEIVAIVGAIGSGKTTLANALPRLLDIEAGQLFLDGLDITKITLNDLRGAIAYVPQDSFLFSTTIQNNIRYGDPLSEYKDVETVANLAQIEAEISNFPQQYETIVGERGITLSGGQRQRTALARAMLIDAPVLILDDALSSVDNQTATQILKNLSSGTQQKTVIFITHQLSAAATSDRILVMDKGKIVQVGNHMELLEQPGLYQKLWSQHQVEELLH is encoded by the coding sequence ATGTCAAAATCTCGACGGCTTGCTAAACTCGCTACTTACCTACGTCCCCATTGGCAGGACACTACATTAGGTATTATTGCTTTATTGTCTGTGAATGGGCTGGGTGTTTATATCCCTTTGCTGATTCGCTCTGGGGTTGACCAACTTTCAACAACCTTTAGCTTGGATCAAATACTACGTTATGTAGTTATAATCATCTTGCTTAGTTCAGCAATGTGGCTGATGCGTATGGCTTCCCGCATCTGGATTTTTGGTGTGGGTCGTCAGGTAGAATTTGAACTGAAACAGCGAATTTTTGAACATTTGCTCAAACTCGAACCGGCTTATTTTGCCATTAATACTCCTGGTGATTTAATTAATCGAGCTACGAGTGATGTGGACAATATCAGGCGGTTGTTGGGTTTTGCAGTATTGAGTTTAGCAAATACTTTTTTTGCTTATACTCTAACGCTGCCAGTGATGCTGTCAATTAGCGTGGATCTGACATTAGCTTCTCTGGCAGTTTACCCGTTTATGTTCTTCTTAGTGCATCTGTTTAGCGATCGCTTACGCAAACAACAAGCGGCTGTACAGGAGCAACTTTCAGAAATTAGTGAGTTAATCCAAGAAGATATTAGCGGCATTTCTTTGATTAAAATCTACGCTCAAGAAGAAAACGAGCGTCGTGCTTTCCAAAGGAAAAATCAGGCGCTATTGACTGCTAACCTCACATTGGCAAAAACCAGAAATACTCTTTTTCCTCTCATTGGTGGGTTGGCTAATATCAGTTCCCTCATCATCATTTGGTTGGGAACGATGCGGATATCTGCTGGAACTCTGGCTGTGGGTGATTTTTTGGCGCTATTAATTTATGTAGAACGTCTGGTTTTCCCCACCGCTTTACTAGGATTTACACTTACAACCTACCAACGAGGTGAGGTGAGTATTGACCGACTGGAGTCGATTCTGAGTGTGACACCAAAAATTCAAGATCCACCAGATGCTGTAAATCTTTCAGCAAGTCAAGTTAAAGGGGAAGTGACAGCCAAAAATCTCACTTATACCTACCCAGGTGCTAAAATCCCAGCTTTAGATCATCTCAACTTCACTATTGCTCCTGGGGAAATTGTGGCCATTGTCGGTGCAATTGGCTCTGGGAAAACAACTTTGGCTAATGCTTTGCCTCGGTTGTTAGATATTGAAGCGGGGCAGTTGTTTTTGGATGGTTTGGATATTACTAAAATAACTTTAAATGATTTACGGGGTGCGATCGCTTATGTACCTCAAGATAGTTTTTTGTTCAGCACCACCATTCAAAATAATATCCGCTATGGCGACCCCCTCAGTGAATATAAAGATGTGGAAACAGTAGCAAATCTTGCTCAAATCGAGGCAGAAATTAGCAATTTTCCCCAGCAATATGAAACAATCGTCGGTGAAAGAGGAATCACTCTTTCAGGCGGTCAGCGGCAACGTACAGCCCTAGCTAGAGCCATGTTGATTGATGCCCCAGTCTTGATATTAGATGATGCCCTTTCCAGCGTTGATAATCAAACTGCTACACAAATTCTCAAAAATCTATCTAGCGGTACTCAACAAAAAACAGTAATTTTCATTACCCATCAACTTTCAGCCGCTGCTACATCTGACAGAATTTTAGTCATGGACAAGGGCAAAATTGTCCAAGTAGGTAATCACATGGAACTTTTAGAACAACCAGGGCTATACCAAAAATTGTGGAGTCAGCATCAAGTGGAGGAGTTGTTGCATTAG
- the glyS gene encoding glycine--tRNA ligase subunit beta, whose amino-acid sequence MPAFLLEVGTEELPASFLSNAIVQWRSRIPQTLEAHSLTYQAFEVYGTPRRLAVLITGLPSQQPDKEEEIKGPPAQAAFKDGQPTPAAVGFAKKQGVEVAAFEIRPTEKGDFIFIQKKTPGRPVAEILTELVPQWIWNLEGKRLMRWGHGDAKFSRPIRWLVTLLDGDVLPLELENGGKTVKSNRISQAHRVLHPEPVSIPHATEYVNTLRSGFVNVVPEERENMIKEQVTTAAQKLGGYTPIYPDLLAEVINLVESPSAVIGKFEDEFLQLPTEVITTVMVNHQRYFPIFKTADSKELLPNFITTSNGDPAKSDIIAVGNERVIRARLADGRFFYEADLAKPLESFLPQLEKVTFQEDLGSVRAKIDRVVNIANLISQQLRLGESESKKIKRAALLCKADLVSQMVYEFPELQGIMGEKYALASGEDAEVATAIIEHYLPKNADDILPQTLTGQIVGLADRLDTLISIFGLGLIPTGSSDPFALRRAANAIVNITWFANLQINLEKLLEQIATDFATAFNKDAKSLIKTLQEFFLQRIRTLLQEEKQIDYDLVNAVLGENDPEYTERALQDLLDVRDRALYLQQIRKDGTLDKIYETVNRSTRLAAQGDLDFQQLEPQSLINPELFQKSSESAFYNALIELVPETQAAQQNRDYLRLVAALEKIAPTVSKFFDGEDSVLVMDSNLDIKRNRLNLLGLLRNHARVIADFGAIVKNL is encoded by the coding sequence ATGCCTGCGTTTTTATTAGAAGTTGGAACAGAAGAATTACCTGCAAGCTTTCTTAGTAATGCTATTGTACAATGGCGATCGCGCATTCCCCAAACTCTGGAAGCTCACAGCCTTACATATCAAGCTTTTGAAGTTTATGGAACTCCTCGCAGATTAGCAGTTTTAATCACCGGTTTACCATCTCAACAACCAGATAAAGAAGAAGAAATCAAAGGGCCACCCGCGCAAGCAGCTTTTAAAGATGGTCAACCCACACCCGCAGCAGTCGGTTTTGCTAAAAAACAAGGTGTGGAAGTCGCAGCTTTTGAAATTCGTCCCACTGAAAAAGGTGATTTCATCTTTATCCAAAAAAAGACTCCCGGCCGTCCAGTTGCGGAAATTTTGACAGAACTTGTTCCCCAATGGATTTGGAATTTAGAAGGAAAGCGGTTAATGCGTTGGGGACATGGAGATGCTAAATTTTCCCGTCCGATTCGCTGGTTGGTGACTTTATTAGATGGGGATGTTTTGCCGTTAGAATTGGAAAATGGCGGTAAAACTGTCAAGAGTAATAGAATATCTCAAGCACATCGCGTTTTACATCCAGAACCTGTAAGTATTCCCCACGCTACAGAATATGTAAATACCCTGCGTTCTGGTTTTGTGAATGTTGTCCCAGAAGAACGGGAAAACATGATCAAAGAACAAGTGACAACAGCAGCACAAAAGTTAGGCGGATATACACCAATTTACCCAGATTTATTAGCAGAAGTCATCAATCTTGTTGAATCTCCTAGCGCAGTTATCGGTAAATTTGAAGATGAATTTCTCCAATTACCAACTGAAGTAATTACTACAGTCATGGTAAATCATCAGCGTTATTTCCCTATTTTTAAAACTGCTGATAGCAAAGAGTTATTACCCAATTTCATCACTACTTCTAACGGTGATCCTGCCAAATCAGATATTATTGCTGTAGGTAACGAAAGGGTAATTCGAGCGCGTTTAGCTGATGGTAGATTTTTCTATGAAGCTGATTTAGCTAAACCATTAGAAAGCTTTTTACCTCAATTGGAAAAAGTCACTTTCCAAGAAGATTTAGGTTCAGTTCGGGCGAAAATTGACAGAGTTGTTAATATTGCTAATCTCATTTCTCAACAATTGCGATTAGGAGAAAGTGAAAGCAAGAAAATTAAAAGAGCAGCATTATTGTGTAAAGCTGATTTAGTCTCACAAATGGTGTATGAATTCCCAGAATTACAGGGAATTATGGGAGAAAAATATGCTTTAGCTAGTGGGGAAGATGCAGAAGTTGCCACAGCAATAATTGAGCATTATTTACCCAAAAATGCTGATGATATTTTACCCCAAACTCTCACAGGTCAAATTGTTGGTTTAGCTGATAGATTAGATACCTTAATCAGTATCTTTGGCTTAGGTTTAATTCCCACAGGTTCATCCGATCCTTTTGCACTGCGTCGCGCTGCCAATGCCATAGTTAATATTACATGGTTTGCGAATCTACAGATTAATTTAGAAAAGCTATTAGAACAAATAGCCACAGATTTTGCAACTGCTTTTAACAAAGATGCGAAATCATTAATTAAAACTTTGCAAGAATTTTTCCTGCAACGGATTCGCACCTTACTACAAGAAGAAAAGCAGATTGATTATGATTTGGTAAATGCTGTTTTGGGAGAAAATGACCCAGAATATACAGAAAGAGCATTACAGGATTTATTAGATGTACGCGATCGCGCTCTCTACTTGCAACAAATCCGCAAAGACGGTACTTTAGATAAAATCTACGAAACCGTCAACCGTTCCACCCGTCTAGCAGCACAAGGCGATTTAGACTTCCAGCAGCTAGAACCGCAATCTTTAATTAACCCCGAATTATTCCAAAAATCCTCTGAATCTGCATTCTACAACGCCTTGATTGAGTTAGTACCCGAAACCCAAGCAGCGCAACAAAACCGTGATTACCTACGATTAGTAGCCGCACTAGAAAAAATTGCTCCCACCGTGAGTAAATTCTTTGATGGTGAAGATAGCGTATTAGTCATGGACTCCAATCTCGATATTAAGCGAAATCGGTTAAATTTACTGGGATTACTTCGCAATCATGCTCGTGTTATAGCTGACTTTGGTGCGATCGTGAAAAATCTGTAG
- the galE gene encoding UDP-glucose 4-epimerase GalE — MPPGKPTILVTGGAGYIGSHAVLALVQAGYQVVILDNLVYGHRDLVEKVLQVKLIEGDTEDRPLLDNLFKTHDIEAVMHFSAYTYVGESVTNPVKYYRNNVLGTLTLLEAMLAASVKKFVFSSTCATYGVPTFIPLTEDHPQNPINPYGTTKLMVEQILSDFDVAYGLKSVRFRYFNAAGADPNGLLGEDHNPESHLIPLVLLTALGHRESVSIFGTDYATPDGTAVRDYIHVTDLANAHILGLEYLLQSGDSEVFNLGNGNGFSVREVIAAAKNVTGKVIPVQECDRRPGDSPVLIGTSEKAKNILGWQPQYPDIKDIVTHAWNWHQKRHK, encoded by the coding sequence ATGCCGCCGGGAAAACCTACCATTTTGGTGACGGGGGGAGCAGGTTATATTGGTTCTCATGCAGTGCTGGCTCTGGTGCAAGCTGGCTATCAAGTAGTCATTCTTGATAATCTGGTGTATGGGCATCGGGATTTAGTAGAAAAGGTTTTACAGGTAAAACTGATTGAAGGTGATACAGAAGATCGCCCTCTGTTAGATAACCTTTTTAAAACTCATGATATTGAAGCAGTGATGCATTTTTCTGCCTATACTTATGTGGGCGAATCAGTGACAAATCCTGTTAAATACTACCGAAATAATGTTTTAGGTACTTTGACACTCTTAGAGGCGATGCTGGCAGCCTCTGTTAAAAAATTTGTCTTTTCCTCCACCTGTGCTACCTACGGTGTACCAACATTTATCCCCCTTACTGAGGATCATCCTCAAAATCCCATTAATCCCTATGGAACTACCAAGTTGATGGTGGAGCAGATTCTTTCTGATTTTGATGTGGCTTATGGGCTAAAATCGGTGCGTTTCCGCTACTTTAATGCAGCTGGTGCTGACCCTAATGGATTATTAGGTGAGGATCATAATCCAGAATCTCATTTGATTCCCTTGGTGCTGTTGACAGCATTAGGACACAGAGAATCAGTTTCGATTTTTGGAACTGATTACGCTACCCCTGATGGTACTGCGGTTCGAGATTATATTCATGTTACCGATTTAGCCAATGCCCATATTTTAGGTTTGGAATATCTACTCCAAAGTGGAGATAGTGAAGTTTTCAATTTGGGTAATGGTAATGGCTTCTCAGTTAGAGAGGTAATTGCTGCTGCTAAGAATGTTACAGGAAAGGTTATACCTGTGCAAGAATGCGATCGCCGTCCAGGTGATTCTCCTGTTCTGATTGGCACAAGCGAGAAAGCCAAAAACATCTTAGGCTGGCAACCCCAGTATCCTGATATTAAAGATATTGTCACTCATGCCTGGAATTGGCATCAAAAAAGGCATAAGTAG
- the murD gene encoding UDP-N-acetylmuramoyl-L-alanine--D-glutamate ligase, producing the protein MPEAIVIGLGKSGVAAARLLKQEGWEVELNDSSTSPTLLKQQQELATEKIPVKLGHIPDLNNTHLPKLIVVSPGVPWDIPILVKARDLGIETIGEMELAWRNLQNIPWVGITGTNGKTTTTALTAAIFQAAGFNAPACGNIGLAACEVALAVEKPDWIIGELSSYQIESSVTLSPRIGIWTTFTPDHLARHKTLENYYNIKAKLLNNSQLQIFNGDDAYLSKRGLSDWPNAYWTSVKGKDFLIAEKGFYIENGWVIEKLSATSTPTPIIEVSALRMVGEHNQQNLLMSVAAARLAGINIDAISHAVREFPGVPHRLEHICTWEGIDFINDSKATNYDAAEVGLSSVKTPAILIAGGEAKAGDDTGWLAKIQDKAAAVLLIGNAAPAFAERLQEVEYTNFEIVETMEKAVPKSAELAKLHQASVVLLSPACASFDQYPNFEIRGDHFRQLCLMEQNSGVRSQNSE; encoded by the coding sequence ATGCCAGAAGCTATAGTTATTGGATTGGGAAAGTCCGGCGTTGCTGCGGCAAGATTGTTGAAACAGGAAGGCTGGGAGGTGGAGTTAAATGATAGTAGCACCTCCCCGACCCTCCTCAAACAACAACAAGAACTTGCCACTGAAAAAATTCCCGTTAAATTAGGTCACATTCCAGATCTAAATAATACTCATTTACCCAAATTAATAGTCGTTAGTCCCGGTGTCCCTTGGGATATTCCTATCTTAGTCAAAGCACGAGACTTAGGGATTGAAACCATTGGGGAAATGGAATTAGCTTGGCGAAATTTACAAAATATTCCTTGGGTGGGAATTACTGGTACAAACGGTAAAACTACCACCACAGCCTTAACTGCTGCCATTTTTCAAGCTGCTGGATTTAACGCTCCTGCCTGTGGTAACATCGGTTTGGCTGCTTGCGAAGTAGCTTTAGCTGTAGAAAAACCAGATTGGATAATTGGTGAACTTAGCAGTTATCAAATTGAGTCTTCCGTAACTCTTTCTCCCCGCATTGGTATCTGGACAACCTTCACACCAGATCATTTAGCGCGTCATAAAACTCTAGAAAATTACTACAATATTAAAGCCAAGCTATTAAATAATTCTCAGTTGCAAATATTCAACGGGGATGATGCCTATTTAAGTAAAAGAGGATTAAGTGATTGGCCAAATGCTTATTGGACAAGTGTTAAAGGTAAGGATTTTTTAATTGCTGAAAAAGGCTTTTATATAGAAAATGGTTGGGTAATAGAAAAATTATCTGCAACCTCTACACCCACACCAATTATAGAAGTTTCGGCTTTGCGAATGGTAGGAGAACATAACCAACAAAATCTCCTTATGTCAGTAGCAGCAGCGCGGTTAGCAGGAATTAATATTGATGCGATTTCCCATGCTGTGCGTGAATTTCCCGGTGTTCCCCATCGTTTAGAACATATCTGTACCTGGGAAGGTATTGATTTTATTAATGATAGCAAAGCGACTAATTATGATGCCGCAGAAGTTGGTTTATCATCTGTAAAAACTCCCGCAATTTTAATTGCTGGTGGTGAAGCTAAAGCAGGTGATGATACTGGTTGGTTAGCCAAAATCCAGGATAAAGCGGCTGCTGTTTTACTCATTGGTAATGCTGCACCAGCATTTGCTGAACGTCTGCAAGAGGTAGAATATACTAACTTTGAAATTGTGGAAACAATGGAAAAAGCTGTACCCAAGTCAGCAGAATTAGCTAAACTCCATCAAGCATCTGTCGTCTTGTTATCTCCCGCTTGTGCAAGTTTTGACCAATATCCAAATTTTGAAATACGCGGCGATCATTTTCGGCAATTGTGTCTTATGGAACAGAATTCAGGAGTCAGGAGTCAGAATTCAGAATAA
- a CDS encoding alpha/beta hydrolase, with product MLTGNSWKNSKLVASVFSAIPAVAIAFMPLLGANTSAQAADTVVVRYGALEESASLADLKKSVEIGELPASLGTYTKRLSEQQRRFLVGGLRARIPLNVVTLTRLLNTQIASTVLNDISAGISRKDKAGVQALRSGLILGANSPQGLSVLSFIAAYPSKSLEIDVPKALNVAKSLNMAFLRTQMFMLAMAPPNAPSNLKSSYPLDPQQTGNSQVQVLNLNLNDEKRNRNITVDTYWSNSANTDKPVIVFSHGFGSNRADLRYLAQHLASHGYVVAALEHPGSNQTSSELATKNKTQLLKPQEFLDRPRDISFVVDELEKINKTANNPLQGKLATDKVMVVGYSFGGTTALALAGGEFQIESLKQSCEEKSAKLSIVEGFLCVAKELPEKSYQLQDPRIKQIVALNPATSLLFGETGLTKVQIPTLVLASSADRITPPLTEQVIGFAKIQTPKWFAGAVGATHLSVIDPDTNSNQPVDPNTPFSSREIKGEQATDVRKFVKIVTLAMAAQLTPEASKYAAFLTPEYAQISSTNLFPFSIVRQIPMEAMGLMKR from the coding sequence ATGTTGACAGGAAACAGTTGGAAAAATAGCAAGCTAGTTGCAAGTGTATTTAGCGCGATACCTGCGGTAGCGATCGCATTCATGCCATTATTAGGAGCAAACACTTCAGCGCAAGCAGCAGATACAGTTGTTGTCCGGTATGGAGCATTAGAAGAATCTGCTTCTTTAGCTGACTTAAAAAAATCGGTAGAAATTGGAGAATTACCCGCTAGTTTAGGAACTTATACCAAAAGGCTATCAGAACAACAACGCCGCTTTTTGGTAGGAGGATTGAGAGCAAGAATACCGCTAAATGTCGTCACCCTGACTAGATTACTTAATACTCAAATTGCTAGCACCGTTCTCAATGACATTTCTGCTGGTATCAGCCGCAAAGATAAAGCTGGTGTTCAAGCACTAAGATCAGGATTAATTTTAGGTGCTAATTCGCCTCAAGGTTTATCTGTACTCAGTTTTATTGCTGCTTATCCCAGTAAAAGCCTAGAAATTGATGTACCTAAGGCTTTAAATGTGGCAAAAAGCTTAAATATGGCTTTTTTGCGGACTCAAATGTTTATGCTGGCTATGGCTCCCCCAAATGCCCCCAGTAATCTAAAATCATCTTATCCCCTTGACCCTCAACAAACTGGAAATAGCCAAGTTCAAGTTCTTAATTTAAATTTAAATGACGAAAAGCGCAATCGTAATATTACCGTAGATACTTACTGGTCAAATTCCGCAAATACCGATAAACCTGTAATTGTCTTTTCTCACGGTTTTGGCTCAAACCGCGCTGATTTGCGTTATTTAGCACAACACCTCGCATCCCACGGTTATGTAGTCGCAGCCTTAGAACATCCAGGTAGTAATCAAACTAGCAGTGAATTAGCAACTAAAAATAAAACCCAGTTGCTAAAACCTCAAGAATTTTTAGACAGACCTCGCGATATTAGTTTTGTTGTTGATGAATTAGAAAAAATCAACAAAACTGCCAATAACCCACTCCAAGGAAAACTTGCAACTGATAAAGTCATGGTTGTTGGTTATTCTTTTGGTGGAACTACAGCTTTAGCACTAGCTGGTGGTGAATTCCAAATTGAAAGCCTCAAACAAAGCTGTGAAGAGAAATCGGCTAAATTGAGTATAGTGGAAGGCTTTCTGTGTGTAGCTAAAGAATTACCAGAGAAAAGCTATCAATTGCAAGATCCCAGAATTAAACAAATAGTTGCACTTAATCCTGCTACTTCTTTGTTATTTGGTGAAACTGGTTTAACAAAAGTACAAATTCCCACCCTCGTTTTAGCAAGTTCCGCAGATAGAATTACTCCACCTTTAACCGAACAGGTAATAGGCTTTGCTAAAATTCAGACTCCTAAATGGTTTGCTGGTGCTGTTGGTGCTACACATTTGAGTGTTATTGATCCTGATACCAATTCAAATCAGCCAGTAGATCCAAATACACCATTTTCTAGTCGAGAAATCAAGGGTGAGCAAGCAACTGATGTGCGGAAATTTGTGAAAATTGTAACTCTAGCAATGGCAGCACAGTTAACACCAGAAGCTAGTAAATATGCGGCTTTTTTGACTCCAGAATATGCTCAAATTTCCTCAACTAATCTGTTTCCATTTAGTATAGTCAGACAAATTCCTATGGAAGCAATGGGGTTGATGAAAAGATAG
- a CDS encoding M20/M25/M40 family metallo-hydrolase, with amino-acid sequence MKKWLWLLLVISGAIVVMGISGFFQQPETLPVVENTPIEKPQAQPEQQNNTSIPLVSADQLLAHIQKLNFQRFTPKERSHSRTYITTQLRKFGWKPQIEKFPTGVNIFAQKQGTDKAAGAILIAAHYDTVEFSPGADDNSTGVAVVLEVARLFATHPTSRTLQLAFFDKEETGLLGSQAFVKKAARLKNIQGVIVMDMVGYACYTSGCQQYPTGLPVTPPSDKGDFLAVVGDMEHLPLLNAFNSTNQNLPAVLTLPIPFKGLLTPDTLRSDHAPFWYQGVGAVLVTDTANLRSPNYHQPSDLPKNIDRAFFTGSAQIIVNATNTLLEKSGVLTTQPAT; translated from the coding sequence ATGAAAAAATGGCTTTGGCTACTTTTGGTGATATCGGGTGCAATAGTTGTGATGGGCATTAGTGGTTTTTTCCAGCAACCTGAGACTTTACCTGTCGTTGAAAATACACCTATAGAAAAGCCCCAAGCACAGCCAGAACAACAAAATAATACTTCTATTCCATTGGTGTCTGCTGATCAACTTTTGGCACATATTCAGAAATTAAATTTTCAGCGTTTTACTCCAAAAGAGCGATCGCACTCCCGCACTTATATTACAACTCAATTGCGAAAATTTGGCTGGAAACCCCAAATAGAAAAATTTCCCACTGGTGTAAATATTTTTGCCCAAAAACAAGGAACTGACAAAGCCGCTGGTGCAATTCTTATCGCTGCTCATTATGATACAGTTGAATTTTCTCCCGGTGCAGATGATAATTCCACTGGTGTAGCTGTAGTATTAGAAGTTGCTAGACTTTTTGCTACCCATCCCACATCTAGAACATTGCAGTTAGCTTTTTTTGACAAAGAAGAAACAGGACTTTTAGGTAGTCAGGCTTTTGTGAAAAAAGCAGCACGGTTAAAAAATATCCAAGGTGTAATTGTTATGGATATGGTAGGTTATGCTTGTTACACTTCTGGGTGTCAGCAATATCCGACTGGATTACCTGTAACTCCACCTAGTGATAAAGGTGATTTTTTAGCCGTAGTCGGTGATATGGAACATTTACCTTTATTAAATGCTTTTAACAGCACTAATCAAAATCTACCCGCAGTGCTAACATTACCCATACCCTTTAAAGGCTTATTAACACCAGATACCCTTCGCAGTGATCATGCACCCTTTTGGTATCAAGGTGTAGGTGCTGTTTTAGTGACAGATACTGCTAATTTGCGTAGTCCTAATTACCACCAGCCAAGTGATTTACCAAAAAATATTGATCGCGCTTTCTTCACAGGTTCAGCACAAATTATAGTCAATGCTACTAATACTTTATTAGAAAAATCCGGTGTTTTAACAACTCAACCTGCAACTTAA